From one Streptomyces chromofuscus genomic stretch:
- a CDS encoding methyltransferase, translating into MRLRELVFGAACAAAVRAAARLGVADALADTPMTVEDLTAAVKAEPKPLRRLLRALSCYGVFAEHPDGTFGHTEMSRLLREDDPNSLRWISLWCTEPWTWDAWPKLDEAVRTGRNVVEDLYGKEFFVYLNEDAPESADVFNRAMTTSSEQSARDVAALLDLSGASSVADLGGGQGHVVASLLDKYPAMEGYLLDLPRVVENAVPRLRQGGDLAGRAHIVPGDIRESVPVRADVYIIKNILEWDDESTARLLGNVVEAGGPGTRVVVIENLVDDTPSMRFSTAMDLLLLVNVGGAKHTTDSMVGRLRAAGLTVGDIRPVNPHLHAFDCTVPA; encoded by the coding sequence ATGCGGCTGAGGGAGCTCGTGTTCGGGGCGGCGTGTGCCGCCGCCGTCCGCGCGGCCGCCCGGCTGGGCGTCGCCGACGCGCTCGCCGACACCCCGATGACCGTGGAGGACCTTACAGCCGCGGTGAAGGCCGAGCCGAAGCCGCTGCGCCGGCTGCTGCGCGCCCTGTCCTGCTACGGCGTCTTCGCCGAACACCCCGACGGAACGTTCGGCCACACCGAGATGTCCAGGCTGCTGCGCGAGGACGACCCGAACAGCCTGCGCTGGATCTCCCTGTGGTGCACCGAGCCGTGGACCTGGGACGCCTGGCCGAAACTGGACGAGGCGGTGCGCACCGGCCGGAACGTCGTCGAGGACCTCTACGGCAAGGAGTTCTTCGTCTACCTGAACGAGGACGCCCCGGAGTCGGCCGACGTCTTCAACCGGGCGATGACGACCTCCAGCGAGCAGTCGGCGCGCGATGTCGCCGCGCTGCTGGACCTGTCCGGCGCCTCGTCCGTCGCGGACCTCGGCGGCGGACAGGGGCACGTGGTGGCGAGCCTGCTGGACAAGTACCCCGCGATGGAGGGCTATCTGCTCGACCTGCCGCGGGTGGTGGAGAACGCCGTACCGCGACTGCGCCAGGGCGGTGATCTCGCCGGCCGGGCGCACATCGTGCCAGGAGACATCCGGGAGTCCGTCCCGGTCCGGGCCGACGTCTACATCATCAAGAACATCCTGGAGTGGGACGACGAGTCCACGGCCAGGCTGCTGGGCAACGTCGTCGAGGCGGGCGGTCCCGGCACGCGGGTCGTCGTCATCGAGAACCTTGTCGACGACACCCCGTCGATGCGCTTCAGCACCGCCATGGACCTGCTGCTGCTCGTGAACGTCGGAGGCGCCAAGCACACCACCGACAGCATGGTCGGCCGGCTCCGGGCCGCGGGCCTCACCGTCGGCGACAT
- a CDS encoding right-handed parallel beta-helix repeat-containing protein, whose amino-acid sequence MTKRHITYLACTTALLGALVGASPASANHRIHVVAPGESIQKAVDAAHAGDTVLVLPGTYHESVTVRTPELTLRGMGRGTVIKPVRAKAAPDLGKAVVNCLTAGNGICVIGEKNKPLKDVTVADLKVEGFPKVGVFALGTDRLTVQRVTADANGQWGIAQEHSTRGVFRGNTAQGNGDAGLFLANNVKAEVGASDTKGTVIERNHLENNRIGLTVRRLRNLTVAHNYVTGNCAGMFVVGDENKPRAGALTVRDNRVERNNKHCVKTARLPFLQGSGIVLTGAENTLVTRNVVTDHSGRSPLSGGIVLFKSMVGVTSERNRITGNHLANNSPADLVNQEATTSANAFDANTCGASKPAGLC is encoded by the coding sequence GTGACAAAACGCCATATCACGTACCTCGCATGCACCACGGCGCTCCTCGGCGCGCTCGTCGGTGCCTCCCCGGCGTCGGCCAACCACCGCATCCACGTCGTCGCGCCGGGCGAGTCGATCCAGAAGGCCGTCGACGCCGCCCACGCCGGCGACACGGTGCTCGTGCTGCCCGGCACCTACCACGAGAGCGTCACGGTGCGGACACCGGAACTGACCCTGCGCGGCATGGGCCGCGGCACGGTGATCAAGCCGGTCCGTGCGAAGGCCGCGCCGGACCTGGGCAAGGCCGTCGTCAACTGCCTCACGGCCGGCAACGGCATCTGCGTGATCGGGGAGAAGAACAAGCCCCTCAAGGACGTCACCGTCGCCGACCTGAAGGTGGAGGGCTTCCCCAAGGTCGGCGTGTTCGCGCTCGGGACCGATCGCCTGACCGTGCAGCGGGTGACCGCCGACGCCAACGGGCAGTGGGGCATCGCCCAGGAGCACTCCACCCGCGGCGTCTTCCGTGGGAACACCGCCCAGGGCAACGGCGACGCGGGCCTGTTCCTCGCCAACAACGTGAAGGCCGAGGTGGGCGCCTCGGACACCAAGGGCACGGTGATCGAGCGTAACCACCTGGAGAACAACCGGATCGGCCTCACCGTCCGCCGGCTGCGGAACCTCACCGTGGCGCACAACTACGTCACCGGCAACTGCGCCGGCATGTTCGTCGTCGGCGACGAGAACAAGCCGAGGGCGGGCGCCCTGACCGTCCGCGACAACCGCGTCGAGCGGAACAACAAGCACTGCGTGAAGACGGCCCGGCTGCCCTTCCTGCAGGGCTCCGGCATCGTGCTGACCGGCGCCGAGAACACCCTGGTCACCCGGAACGTCGTCACCGACCACTCGGGCAGGTCCCCGCTGTCGGGCGGCATCGTCCTGTTCAAGAGCATGGTGGGCGTCACGAGCGAGCGGAACCGGATCACCGGCAACCACCTGGCGAACAACTCGCCGGCGGACCTCGTCAACCAGGAAGCCACGACGAGCGCCAACGCCTTCGACGCCAACACCTGCGGTGCCTCCAAGCCCGCGGGTCTGTGCTGA
- a CDS encoding SCO2195 family GlnR-regulated protein: MQAAPVRATAIPSFTTALRAVESLLMSSGQRTARRNAWTSVLEDRRRAKDRVEAQQIVEQALARRS, from the coding sequence ATGCAGGCCGCGCCCGTCCGCGCCACCGCCATCCCGTCCTTCACCACCGCCCTGCGCGCCGTGGAGTCGCTGCTGATGAGCAGCGGTCAGCGCACGGCCCGCCGCAACGCCTGGACCTCCGTGCTGGAGGACCGCCGCCGGGCCAAGGACCGGGTCGAGGCGCAGCAGATCGTGGAGCAGGCCCTCGCCCGTCGCTCCTGA
- a CDS encoding DUF4191 domain-containing protein: protein MARKETAADAANPGRLKQIALTYKMTRKADKKIGLVLAAVGIVTFGVFLAIGFLIGHPIYLGILGLLLAFLATAIVFGRRAERAAFGQMEGQPGAAAAVLDNIGRGWTTTPAVAMNRSQDVVHRAVGKAGIVLVAEGNPNRVKSLLAAEKKKMNRVVADVPVHDLIVGTGEGTVELKKLRTTMLKLPRVLTGPQVTATNDRLRAMGDLMSNMPLPKGPMPKGMRMPKGGPRAR from the coding sequence ATGGCGAGGAAGGAAACCGCAGCGGACGCTGCGAACCCCGGGCGACTGAAGCAGATCGCTCTGACCTACAAGATGACCCGCAAGGCCGACAAGAAGATCGGTCTTGTACTCGCGGCAGTCGGAATCGTCACCTTCGGTGTCTTCCTCGCGATCGGTTTCTTGATCGGTCACCCCATCTATCTCGGCATCCTGGGCCTGCTGCTCGCCTTCCTCGCGACGGCGATCGTGTTCGGCCGCCGCGCCGAGCGGGCCGCATTCGGGCAGATGGAGGGCCAGCCGGGCGCCGCCGCGGCCGTGCTGGACAACATCGGCCGGGGCTGGACGACGACGCCCGCGGTGGCGATGAACCGCAGCCAGGACGTGGTGCACCGGGCGGTCGGCAAGGCCGGCATCGTGCTGGTCGCCGAGGGCAACCCGAACCGGGTGAAGTCCCTGCTGGCCGCCGAGAAGAAGAAGATGAACCGGGTCGTCGCGGACGTGCCGGTGCACGACCTGATCGTCGGCACCGGCGAGGGCACGGTCGAGCTGAAGAAGCTGCGCACGACCATGCTCAAGCTGCCGCGCGTGCTGACCGGGCCGCAGGTGACCGCCACCAACGACCGACTGCGGGCGATGGGCGACCTGATGAGCAACATGCCGCTGCCGAAGGGCCCCATGCCCAAGGGCATGCGGATGCCGAAGGGCGGGCCGAGGGCCCGCTGA